A genomic region of Ovis aries strain OAR_USU_Benz2616 breed Rambouillet chromosome 20, ARS-UI_Ramb_v3.0, whole genome shotgun sequence contains the following coding sequences:
- the LOC114109580 gene encoding LOW QUALITY PROTEIN: thymus-specific serine protease (The sequence of the model RefSeq protein was modified relative to this genomic sequence to represent the inferred CDS: deleted 1 base in 1 codon) gives MDIGSVPWLGPLLLVSLWASSAPASLLRRLGEHILRFQESSALGLGLGPDSVTLPKEGWLEQPLDPFNASDRRSFLQRYWVNDQHWTSQDGPVFLHLGGEGSLGPGSVMRGHPANLAPIWGALVISLEHRFYGLSIPAEGLDMAQLRFLSSRHALADAASARLTLSRLFNVSSTSPWICFGGSYAGSLAAWARLKFPHLFFASIASSAPVRATLDFSKYNDVVSRSLMNTAIGGSLECRAAASAAFAEVERRLRASRGARAALSVELGACGSLERAEDQAELLGALQALVGGAVQYDGQAGAPLSVRQLCRFLLGDGGNCRGNCSGPAPYRGLRRAVQVVTHGLGQRCLSISRAETVAQLRVTELQVSSVGDRQWLYQTCTEFGYYVTCEVPGCPFSQLPALPSELELCEQVFGLSTSSVAQAVAQTNSYYGGQTPGATQVLFVNGDTDPWHVLSVTQPLGPSEPALLIPSASHCLDMAPERPSDSPGLRLARQKISQQLQTWLGLAKEGQVRGAV, from the exons aTGGACATCGGGTCTGTGCCATGGCTGGGCCCTCTGCTGCTGGTTTCCCTCTGGGCATCCTCAGCTCCAG CTTCCCTCCTTCGGCGCCTTGGTGAGCACATCCTGAGGTTTCAGGAGAGCTCAGCCttgggcctggggctgggcccaGATTCTGTGACCCTCCCAAAAGAGGGGTGGTTGGAACAGCCACTGGACCCCTTCAATGCCTCTGACAGACGCTCCTTCCTGCAG CGGTACTGGGTAAATGACCAACATTGGACCAGCCAGGATGGACCTGTATTCCTGCATCTGGGGGGTGAAGGCAGCCTTGGACCTGGTTCAGTGATGAGAG GGCACCCTGCAAATCTGGCCCCAATCTGGGGGGCCCTGGTGATAAGTCTGGAGCATAGATTTTATGGCCTGAGTATACCTGCTGAGGGGCTGGACATGGCCCAGCTCCGCTTCTTGTCCAGCCGCCATGC GCTGGCGGATGCGGCCTCTGCCCGCCTCACACTCTCCCGCCTCTTCAACGTCTCCTCCACCAGCCCCTGGATCTGCTTCGGAGGTTCCTATGCTGGCTCCCTGGCTGCCTGGGCCCGGCTGAAG tttccccatctattttttgCCTCCATCGCCTCTTCCGCTCCGGTGCGGGCCACACTGGATTTCTCCAAGTATAACGAC GTGGTGTCTAGAAGCCTAATGAACACTGCGATTGGCGGATCCCTGGAG TGCCGGGCGGCGGCGTCCGCAGCCTTTGCGGAGGTGGAGCGGCGGCTGCGCGCGAGCCGTGGGGCTCGGGCAGCGCTGAGCGTGGAGCTTGGAGCGTGCGGGTCCCTGGAGCGCGCTGAGGACCAGGCAGAGCTTCTGGGGGCGCTGCAGGCACTCGTGGGAGGTGCGGTGCAGTACGATGGGCAAGCTGGAGCGCCGCTGAGTGTGCGACAGCTCTGCAGATTCCTCCTCGGGGAT GGGGGCAACTGCAGGGGCAACTGCAGCGGCCCTGCACCCTACCGCGGGCTTCGTCGGGCAGTGCAG GTTGTCACACACGGCCTGGGTCAGAGGTGTTTAAGCATTTCTCGGGCAGAGACAGTGGCACAGCTGAGGGTCACAGAACTCCAAGTGTCCAGCGTGGGTGACCGGCAGTGGTTGTACCAAACTTGTACCGAGTTCGGCTACT ACGTCACCTGTGAGGTCCCCGGGTGCCCTttctcccagctcccagctctgccctccgAGCTTGAGCTATGTGAACAGGTGTTTGGGCTTTCAACCTCATCTGTAGCCCAGGCTGTGGCCCAGACCAACTCCTATTATGGTGGCCAGACCCCAGGGGCCACCCAAGTGCTGTTTGTTAATG GGGATACAGATCCCTGGCATGTGCTAAGTGTAACACAGCCTTTGGGACCCTCCGAGCCAGCCCTTCTCATCCCTAGTGCCTCTCATTGCTTGGACATGGCACCTGAGAGACCCTCAGATTCCCCTGGCCTCCGCCTTGCGCGACAG AAAATCTCCCAGCAGCTGCAGACCTGGCTTGGGCTGGCAAAGGAGGGCCAGGTTAGGGGTGCTGTCTGA